The following proteins are encoded in a genomic region of Reichenbachiella sp.:
- a CDS encoding heme-binding domain-containing protein, with the protein MTLKTKIIAGLVAVLIIMQFFGIDKENPSYDVNNDFIAMTNPPEEIAQMIKTSCYDCHSYHTEYPWYTSVAPLSWWIGDHIEEGREHFNLSEWGTYSEKKALHKLEEFYEEVEEGEMPLSSYTFIHGETSLSDEQVEKLVAWVKSLPGVEQD; encoded by the coding sequence ATGACACTAAAGACAAAAATTATCGCTGGCCTTGTTGCCGTTCTGATCATCATGCAATTTTTCGGAATTGACAAAGAGAATCCATCGTATGATGTGAACAATGATTTCATCGCAATGACCAATCCGCCCGAAGAAATTGCGCAGATGATTAAGACTTCTTGCTATGATTGTCACTCTTATCATACAGAGTACCCGTGGTACACCAGCGTTGCCCCTCTTTCGTGGTGGATCGGGGATCATATCGAAGAAGGTCGTGAGCACTTCAACCTTTCTGAATGGGGTACTTACTCAGAAAAGAAAGCTTTGCACAAACTAGAAGAGTTCTATGAAGAAGTAGAGGAAGGAGAAATGCCATTATCCTCTTATACATTTATTCACGGAGAGACTAGCTTATCGGATGAACAAGTAGAAAAACTAGTGGCTTGGGTAAAAAGCTTGCCAGGCGTAGAGCAGGATTAA
- a CDS encoding mechanosensitive ion channel family protein produces the protein MQDKLIIQSSLSVGLLIVYSIAKFLTRRYTEKFATSRKFKKGRAADTAKIINSTFTVTCLILLGFIWNITFEGIAIYFASFFTVAGIALFASWSILSNITASAVLFFSFPHRIGTKIRIVDGDNTIEGTIIDMTLFSLQLEVEKKKTVFYPNNLALQKPIMEIKD, from the coding sequence ATGCAAGATAAGCTTATCATTCAAAGTTCACTTTCTGTAGGATTGCTCATTGTTTATTCTATTGCCAAGTTTCTTACGAGGCGCTATACAGAAAAATTTGCAACTAGTCGCAAATTCAAGAAGGGTCGCGCCGCGGACACGGCCAAGATTATAAATAGCACGTTTACAGTAACTTGTTTAATTCTCCTGGGGTTCATTTGGAACATCACTTTTGAAGGTATTGCCATCTATTTCGCCTCTTTTTTCACTGTAGCCGGCATCGCACTTTTTGCCAGTTGGTCTATCCTGAGCAACATTACTGCAAGCGCCGTGCTCTTCTTCAGTTTTCCACATCGTATAGGAACAAAAATCAGAATAGTAGACGGAGACAATACTATTGAAGGAACCATAATAGATATGACTCTCTTCTCATTGCAACTCGAAGTAGAAAAGAAAAAAACGGTATTTTACCCTAACAACCTTGCATTGCAAAAACCTATTATGGAAATTAAGGATTAG
- a CDS encoding glucose 1-dehydrogenase, protein MSKFSLKDKVAIITGASKGIGEAMASIYAAAGAKVVVSSRKQEAVDEVAETITAAGFEAIGVACNTGDLDEIGNLVDKTLEAYGKIDIVVNNAATNPVFGPVIQTDTAAFDKIMDVNVKGPFELVKLCVPHMEAGGSIINISSVGGISPEAHLGIYSVSKAALISLTKVLAKELGPQGIRANVICPGLIKTKFSEALWSNDDLTQKFVKHLPLQRIGESDEITGLALFLASEASSYCTGGVYTADGGFTI, encoded by the coding sequence ATGAGCAAGTTTTCACTTAAAGATAAAGTAGCCATCATCACCGGTGCAAGTAAAGGAATTGGCGAGGCCATGGCTTCGATATATGCCGCAGCAGGTGCCAAAGTAGTCGTATCCAGCAGAAAGCAAGAAGCCGTAGATGAAGTGGCTGAGACAATTACAGCCGCAGGATTTGAAGCTATTGGAGTGGCTTGTAATACGGGTGACTTGGATGAAATTGGAAACTTGGTAGATAAAACCCTGGAAGCTTACGGAAAGATTGATATTGTGGTGAATAATGCCGCCACCAACCCCGTTTTTGGACCAGTAATTCAAACAGACACAGCAGCCTTTGATAAGATCATGGATGTAAACGTGAAAGGGCCATTTGAATTGGTCAAGCTTTGTGTGCCACATATGGAAGCTGGTGGTTCAATTATCAATATCAGTAGTGTGGGTGGTATTTCACCTGAAGCTCATTTAGGTATATACAGTGTAAGCAAAGCGGCACTGATTTCTCTGACAAAAGTATTAGCAAAAGAACTTGGTCCCCAAGGTATTCGCGCCAATGTCATCTGTCCGGGCTTGATTAAAACTAAGTTTAGTGAAGCCCTTTGGAGTAATGATGACCTAACCCAGAAGTTTGTTAAACATCTACCGCTTCAGCGTATTGGAGAGTCGGATGAGATTACAGGCCTCGCGCTGTTTCTTGCCTCAGAAGCATCTTCTTATTGCACAGGTGGTGTTTATACCGCGGATGGTGGTTTTACTATTTAA
- a CDS encoding mechanosensitive ion channel family protein, with translation MKEFLQFKLVHFGEINIMVYHILAIVGVVVATRLVLFILRRFFKRQIKIGQFDEGRAWAFYQIIKYVVIVAAIAVGLELVGVKLTLLLAGSAALLVGFGLGVQQQFNDLVSGLVLLFEGTVSIGDIVELEGLVGKITEINIRTSEVVTRDGIIIIVPNSKLVSDKVINWSHNRQSTRFKVSVGVAYGSDVRKATALIEQAAAKHPEVAKKPKPFGRFMNFGNSSLDLEIRFWSKNMWEIESIKSDIRFEINELFNKNGIEIPFPQTDIHIKSNHTK, from the coding sequence ATGAAAGAATTCCTTCAGTTTAAGCTTGTTCACTTCGGTGAAATCAATATTATGGTCTATCATATCCTTGCCATTGTGGGTGTGGTAGTAGCCACTAGATTGGTTCTCTTTATTCTTAGACGTTTTTTCAAAAGACAAATAAAAATTGGTCAATTTGATGAAGGTAGAGCCTGGGCCTTTTATCAAATCATTAAATATGTAGTAATCGTGGCAGCAATTGCTGTTGGCTTAGAATTGGTCGGTGTTAAGCTCACCCTATTATTGGCCGGTTCGGCCGCGCTATTAGTAGGTTTCGGACTTGGGGTTCAGCAGCAATTCAACGACCTCGTGTCTGGCTTGGTATTACTCTTTGAAGGTACTGTGTCTATCGGGGATATAGTTGAATTGGAAGGATTGGTAGGAAAAATCACAGAGATCAATATCCGAACTTCTGAGGTCGTGACCAGAGATGGTATCATTATTATTGTACCCAACTCAAAATTAGTCAGTGACAAAGTGATCAACTGGTCTCACAACCGCCAGTCTACTCGATTCAAAGTAAGTGTAGGCGTGGCTTATGGCTCGGATGTCAGAAAAGCTACCGCATTGATAGAACAGGCAGCTGCCAAACATCCAGAAGTAGCTAAAAAACCTAAACCATTTGGGCGATTCATGAATTTTGGTAATTCATCACTAGATCTGGAAATCAGATTTTGGTCAAAAAATATGTGGGAGATAGAATCGATCAAAAGTGATATTAGGTTCGAAATCAACGAGTTGTTTAATAAAAACGGAATTGAAATTCCTTTCCCTCAAACAGATATTCACATTAAATCCAATCATACGAAATGA